ACCACCGCGCTCTGCAGGCCGCGGCTCAGATTTTCACGCAGGTCGCCCAACAGTTTCGGGGGCGCCACCAGCACGAGCTTCGCGAAGGCCTTGGTGCCGTGACCCCGCTCCAGCACGTGGGCCAGGGTGTGGGCGAAGCGTCGCTCCTGGGTTTCTTTGGCGTTGGGCTCGCCGTGGCCGTGCAGGGCCCCCTTGTGCTCCGAGGCCTTGGGGCCGAAGTCGGAGGTCTGATCGGGGTGGCCGCTGCCGTCGCCCTTGAGGGTGTCGTGCAGCGTCCATTGGCCATTCTTTTCGAGGAAGCTGAAGATGCGGGCACCTCGGGCATCGGCTACCAACACCCACGTCGCGGTCGACGGGATCATTTGTATGCTCCTTCGCAGAACTCAGGGCGCAGTCTAACCACGCCGGGTCCTGAGCGGCGGAAACAAGCGCGTCCACGTAGTCCTTTTCGCCCCGCTTGACGCGAGTTGTGCTCAGATGTCTTCGTGCGGACGGGATTTGTAGCCAACACGGCGGCTACCAAGTGCTGATTCCGCCGGGAGGAGATGCCGCCGGGAATAATACCTTCTGCGAAGGCATCAACAAGTCCAGGAAGGGGGCTGAACCTTCCTACCCCTGGCGCACTTTGGCAAATGACGTACGCCCCTGCCCGGGGAGGGTGGTGTGCCCTCCCGCCGCGGCCCTGCTCGGCTGGTCGCGAGGAGGCAAGAGGAGGGCGAGGTGACAGAAGTTCGCTTATCCGTCCTTCCTGCGGTGCTGACCCTCCCGCTGCTCCTGGCTGCCTGCGGCTCTAGCCCGGGTGGTCCCGGGGAGATCCACACCGGGCCGGATGCCGGGTCGACCGTGGATCCCGGCCCTTCGTTCGAGCGAACCGAGGGCTGGTCCGTTCGCCGTCGCATGCGCCTGCCGACCGGCACCGACGTCGTCCTCGAGGAGCAGCTCGCCAGCTTCACCGTCGCCGAGTACGGCGCGAGCCGGATCCGCCGGGTCGACAGTCCCGAGTCCACTCCGTGGAATGCACCGGCCGGCCTCCTCATCGAGGATGCCGCGCTGCACCCCTCCGGTGAGGTGAGCGCCGTCCTGATCGATGCCGACTTCAACGTCTTCGTGGCTCGCCTGAGCGAGCGTCTGGCCCCACTCGACCTCCAGCGGCTCCACGATCCAGAGATCGCCAACGACCCGTTCCCCTCTGGCGGGGGGGTCCCGGTCCCGACCGATGTCACGGCCAATGCGCTGCCCCGCGATTCGGTCCGGACCGCGCCCGACGGAGAGGAGACGGTGGTCGCGGTCGTCACGCCGCTCGAATCGGTGCTCCTCTACCGGCTCGCCTTCGCCACCGGGTGGAAGGCACCCCGCCGGACGCTGGTCCTTCCGGTCAGCCATCACATTCCGTTTCTCCCCATCGGAGGAACGTTCGACACCTTCGAGGCCATGTGGTCCTCGTTCCGGGCGCTCCTCGACGTCGACGCGGACGGCAACGCCTACGTGGCGTTCTGGGCCAACCCGTTCAAGCTCCGGGCGCACAAGGATTTCACCGGGGAAGACCTCAAGAAGCTCGCGGGCAATGCGTTTTCGCAGGACTCGGACGTGTTGCTGGAGAAATTCGACCGCGCGGGGGCTCACCTCTGGTCACGGCTGGTCGGGACCGAGAACGAGGACGAACCCTACGACATCCGGGCGTCTCACGGCGAGGTCGCCGTGGTCGGGCGCGCGCGCCGGGTCCCGGGCGGCGACAACACGTTCTGGGACGCATTCGTGAGCGTGAGCACCGCCGACGGCACCCTCCGCCGGTCGCGCACGTTCCAGCTCGAGGCCTCGAGCATCCTCCTCGGCGTGGACGGAGTACCTG
This sequence is a window from Candidatus Dormiibacterota bacterium. Protein-coding genes within it:
- a CDS encoding host attachment protein, with protein sequence MIPSTATWVLVADARGARIFSFLEKNGQWTLHDTLKGDGSGHPDQTSDFGPKASEHKGALHGHGEPNAKETQERRFAHTLAHVLERGHGTKAFAKLVLVAPPKLLGDLRENLSRGLQSAVV